A DNA window from Taeniopygia guttata chromosome 8, bTaeGut7.mat, whole genome shotgun sequence contains the following coding sequences:
- the RWDD3 gene encoding RWD domain-containing protein 3 isoform X1 — translation MSELAREELSALAAIYCEPGACEVLAASEIHGISFRIQISVKEVLDTDVCLKLLFHLPVNYPSTLPDISVNSDQLTRAQCMDVKEKLLEQAKKHLSEPMVHDLILWVQQHLKEVIKQSAAVCNEKTTLSKGTEDGIWMLLLHLDHMRAKAKYVKTVEKWASNLRLTGRLMFMGKIILILLQGDRSSIKEYLILQKTSKIDVDSSGKKCKEKMMRILCETEVQSQHKRFQTFEVKEYSAPEELQKEFETAGLTTIFSEFVPPLLK, via the exons ATGTCGGAGCTGGCGCGGGAGGAGCTGTCGGCGCTCGCCGCCATCTACTGCGAGCCGGGCGCCTGCGAGGTGCTGGCGGCCTCAG agatACATGGAATCTCATTTCGAATTCAAATCAGTGTGAAAGAAGTGCTGGATACAGATGTATGTTTAAAGCTGTTATTTCATTTACCAGTCAATTACCCATCAACTCTACCAGATATTTCTGTTAACTCAGACCAGCTTACAAGGGCCCAGTGCATGGATGTGAAAGAGAAATTACTTGAACAAGCAAAGAAGCATCTTTCTGAACCCATGGTACACGATCTGATTCTTTGGGTACAGCAGCATCTTAAAGAAGTCATTAAGCAATCAGCAGCAGTTTGCAATGAAAAAACTACTTTGTCAAAAGGAACAGAAGATGGTATCTGGATGCTTCTTTTGCATTTAGATCACATGAGAGCAAAGGCAAAATATGTGAAAACTGTGGAAAAATGGGCTTCAAATCTAAGGCTGACTGGAAGACTGATGTTCATGGGCAAGATAATATTGATTCTTCTTCAGGGTGACAGGAGCAGCATTAAG gAGTACTTGATTCTTCAGAAAACTTCTAAGATAGATGTGGACTCAAGTggaaagaaatgcaaagagaaaatGATGAGAATACTTTGTGAGACAGAAGTACAGTCCCAGCATAAAAG GTTTCAGACGTTTGAAGTCAAAGAATACTCGGCACCGGAGGAGCTACAAAAGGAATTTGAAACTGCAGGACTTACAACTATTTTCTCTGAGTTTGTGCCTCCtctcttaaaataa
- the RWDD3 gene encoding RWD domain-containing protein 3 isoform X2: protein MLQPCKGFELILLFEKIHGISFRIQISVKEVLDTDVCLKLLFHLPVNYPSTLPDISVNSDQLTRAQCMDVKEKLLEQAKKHLSEPMVHDLILWVQQHLKEVIKQSAAVCNEKTTLSKGTEDGIWMLLLHLDHMRAKAKYVKTVEKWASNLRLTGRLMFMGKIILILLQGDRSSIKEYLILQKTSKIDVDSSGKKCKEKMMRILCETEVQSQHKRFQTFEVKEYSAPEELQKEFETAGLTTIFSEFVPPLLK, encoded by the exons atgctgcagccctgcaaagGTTTTGAACTGATTCTTCTTTTTGAAA agatACATGGAATCTCATTTCGAATTCAAATCAGTGTGAAAGAAGTGCTGGATACAGATGTATGTTTAAAGCTGTTATTTCATTTACCAGTCAATTACCCATCAACTCTACCAGATATTTCTGTTAACTCAGACCAGCTTACAAGGGCCCAGTGCATGGATGTGAAAGAGAAATTACTTGAACAAGCAAAGAAGCATCTTTCTGAACCCATGGTACACGATCTGATTCTTTGGGTACAGCAGCATCTTAAAGAAGTCATTAAGCAATCAGCAGCAGTTTGCAATGAAAAAACTACTTTGTCAAAAGGAACAGAAGATGGTATCTGGATGCTTCTTTTGCATTTAGATCACATGAGAGCAAAGGCAAAATATGTGAAAACTGTGGAAAAATGGGCTTCAAATCTAAGGCTGACTGGAAGACTGATGTTCATGGGCAAGATAATATTGATTCTTCTTCAGGGTGACAGGAGCAGCATTAAG gAGTACTTGATTCTTCAGAAAACTTCTAAGATAGATGTGGACTCAAGTggaaagaaatgcaaagagaaaatGATGAGAATACTTTGTGAGACAGAAGTACAGTCCCAGCATAAAAG GTTTCAGACGTTTGAAGTCAAAGAATACTCGGCACCGGAGGAGCTACAAAAGGAATTTGAAACTGCAGGACTTACAACTATTTTCTCTGAGTTTGTGCCTCCtctcttaaaataa